A single Saccharolobus shibatae B12 DNA region contains:
- a CDS encoding phosphoribosyltransferase produces MPKIPVKVVTWDEIVSLSTKLAEKIKDDKYDVDVIIAIARGGLVPARLVADVLGVFDILSIKIEHWIVTASHTPEAKVKYPFKVDLSDKNVIIVDDITDTGDSIELARKYVMENFGPKEVKTATLQYIKPAAKIMPDYYAEEIVNWAWFMYPWNYWEDEINLVNKILVERKIKDIDLNELKKNFVENYGIKDPPISLDKILMEMKRRKII; encoded by the coding sequence TTGCCCAAAATACCAGTGAAAGTGGTCACATGGGATGAAATAGTAAGTCTTTCTACTAAATTGGCCGAGAAAATTAAAGATGATAAGTATGATGTGGATGTGATAATTGCGATAGCAAGAGGAGGTTTAGTTCCAGCTAGATTAGTGGCTGACGTCTTGGGTGTTTTTGATATATTATCAATAAAGATAGAGCATTGGATAGTGACAGCATCTCATACTCCAGAGGCTAAGGTGAAATATCCATTTAAGGTTGACCTATCAGATAAGAACGTAATTATAGTAGATGATATAACAGATACTGGAGATAGTATAGAATTAGCACGGAAATATGTAATGGAAAATTTTGGACCAAAAGAAGTTAAAACAGCGACTTTACAATATATAAAACCAGCTGCGAAAATAATGCCAGATTACTACGCAGAAGAGATTGTAAACTGGGCTTGGTTTATGTATCCTTGGAATTACTGGGAGGACGAAATTAACTTAGTGAACAAAATTCTGGTAGAAAGGAAAATAAAGGATATAGACTTAAATGAGCTTAAAAAGAATTTTGTTGAAAATTATGGAATAAAAGACCCACCGATCTCATTAGATAAAATACTAATGGAA